The Vicia villosa cultivar HV-30 ecotype Madison, WI linkage group LG1, Vvil1.0, whole genome shotgun sequence genome includes a region encoding these proteins:
- the LOC131593593 gene encoding putative F-box/LRR-repeat protein 23 yields MATCSIPAKEVECERIMKPNWLQLPADIMSNILQRLGTTEIVTSACHVCPLWWKICKDPLMWRTIHITNPSNSPYSHEDLEKICRFAVKRSCGHLEDIDIEYFGTDDLLECIADNANIRCLRLARCQNISNKAFSEVVRKLPLIEKLDISHYNLLNNTLEVIGRSCPLLKSFKFASIFKYIECSYDDVAFVIARTIQGLHQLDIAGNLLTKIGLLAILDSCPLLESLELGWCLNLDFTGNLRKRCLEQIKSV; encoded by the exons ATGGCAACTTGTTCTATTCCTGCAAAGGAAGTAGAATGTGAGAGAATAATGAAGCCAAATTGGCTTCAACTTCCGGCAGACATCATGTCAAACATACTCCAGAGGCTTGGCACCACAGAAATTGTGACAAGTGCATGCCATGTTTGTCCTCTGTGGTGGAAAATATGCAAAGATCCTCTCATGTGGCGCACCATTCACATAACCAATCCTAGCAATTCACCCTACTCTCATGAGGATTTGGAAAAGATTTGTCGTTTTGCTGTTAAACGAAGTTGTGGTCATCTAGAAGACATTGATATTGAATATTTTGGCACCGATGATCTCCTTGAATGCATTGCTGACAA TGCTAACATAAGATGCTTGAGGCTTGCAAGGTGTCAGAATATTTCAAATAAAGCATTCAGTGAAGTTGTGAGGAAACTGCCACTGATAGAAAAGCTGGATATTTCACACTACAACCTATTGAATAATACTCTTGAAGTTATTGGCCGTTCTTGCCCACTTTTGAAATCGTTCAAATTtgcaagtatttttaaatacattGAGTGTTCTTATGACGATGTTGCTTTTGTTATTGCTCGAACCATTCAGGGATTACATCAACTTGATATTGCAGGAAATTTACTCACTAAAATTGGATTGCTTGCAATTTTAGATTCATGTCCTCTACTTGAATCTCTTGAACTTGGATGGTGCCTTAATCTTGATTTCACAGGCAATTTGCGGAAAAGATGCCTTGAGCAGATCAAATCGGTTTGA